The Gossypium arboreum isolate Shixiya-1 chromosome 6, ASM2569848v2, whole genome shotgun sequence DNA window AACCTTTCAAGGTTTGGTCTCGGCTTTGGCGGGTGCGTCggtttggtaaaaggaccaaagcgtcctcttttatttgttttttgcCGCGAACAAGGGCTAAAAGGGCCATTTAGCACCTCTCCGACCACCGTCCATGGTGGAGGAGAGGTGGTCTGGTGGCGGCGCGATGATGGGTGCATCACCCTAGCAGAGAAGAAACGAAAATGAAAAggggggaaaagaaaaagtttttgttttttttctcttGGAAATTCAAAGAGGAaccaacaaaatagaaaaaacagGAACCTTTTTTTGTTTTAAGTCATATGGAACGGTGCCGTGGTGTACTGGGGGTTGTGAATTCTCCCTAAAAGGGATATTTTTGCGATTGGTCCTTCTCCTTCGCAACCCCCATTTAATCAAGCCCCATTTTTTgtcttcttttgtttttaaaatttagccCTCGGATCCTGTTTGGTTTTCGTTTTGATCCCTAATTAACTTTCTAATATTTATACTTTTAAACCCCGAATTTTAATTCGTTTTTAGCCATGTCCTAAATCTATTTAATTCATCTATTAACCCTTTCTTAAATGTTTCATTTATatgttatttcaaatattttatatgttatttatttacacCTATTCTAACTTATTTTAATATACTGTTTATtcaatttcttattatttattttaacttgatttatgtatatttgttaccttaatctattttatatgtattatttatttttattccttacctattatatatatacatatagtttatttcaagcttttttatatatttataattctttaaaaattattatatatttatttcaaattattttatattttaaattattgtatatTATGTATTTGAATAACTCTCTTTATATTACATTTGAACTATTAACattataaaacatatttatattgtctatttttaattcttttacgtattatatattttaaacttcttatttattacttttaaattaaattgtatattatttattttaaaattattttatataccttATTTTAGACCCATTCTACTTATTccatattttacacttttatttgtatatatattatctattttaaaatatttcatatgattttttatttgctttgtataatatagattttaaaattcttctacattatttattttaaactcgcTTTATGTATTATTCATTtgaaattgtttatttatttactttaaaatttatataaatatatatatatattatcaaattttaaattattatatccacttttcatatatatatatacatactagtTATTTCTTTGATGTCTCGTATATTAACTATTTTAAAAATCTCTTTTACACATactctatttttaatttattttgtacaTTGTTTATAGTAAATTTCTTTTTCACGctattcattttaaatttgtttgttaCTATTTGTAAATTTGTTTACATTTTATGCATTTGAGTTTGCCTTATATCTTTTACCATTTAATTCATTAGCTTTTTTAGTTATCAACGCTATTATTTGAATGTTGCATGATTATTGCTATTGCATGTATGTAAATTTGCTTACTCATGTTCATATTATTGCCATGCGCTTGTGGAATATTTTATGCGTGGATCATTGTTCTATGTCGTAccatattttatttcatatctttgCCTCGCGAATTAAACCTCAATGTATTTATCTAATAAATCACCTTATTTTAACCTAAATAAATAACACATGTTGCTTGAATATTGCATTCGCTACTATTCAAAagcaaaattttccaaataaggcaATGTCATGCATTTTAAAAtatcgaggaattgtgccctaacttacggggtttcaattTTCTCGTCGTTTCTAAATAGAAAAATATCCTTTTCAAGTTTTAAAACACATGAAATTCTCATTTAAATTAGGGGACAACtttgtgctcgggaattcatggtattgtgtcctaacttacgggatgtgatactctgaTATCTCGAGacaaggaaatctttaaacaatcGATTCAAGCTAACTCGAGCATATTTAAAATCGACGTCAATAAAaaggattgtattttaaaatccatTCCCGATTTTCAACCTTCGACATTAAAACGTTAATTAATCAATTCGgaaccaatttttgggcgtgtcgagagtgctaatccttcctcgcacgtaaccgactcccgaacccattctctcaagtttcgtagaccaaaggcactgttttagtaaactaaaattgatttattaaaacaaaggtgatccgatcacacctaataaagatcggtggcgactcccgttttaatttacGCTTTCAaaccaagtcgattcccgttttcaaaaaaaaatggtttcgacacacttattaaatgaattaacacatatcatcatGACCAAAGAGTTTACCAACGACCATACATTAGATGGCTAAAACATTATTTAtaaatcatatcatatcataaatatatatataatatattcatTAAATTGCTCTACATTTAATTTTCGTaccatattttaataaaaaaaagcttaatttaatatataatttaacagctattatcaaattaatatttaaaatttctaaaattcaaaaattatatatatttaaaataatcaaattaaaatataaacaatAAGGATTAACATAGAATTTAAGCTTAAAAAAAAATAACttggaaaagaaaattttgatgtgAGTTCCTACGAGATGGAGATATTTATAGCTCAGGCCCAAGACCAAGCCCAGCCCCGTTTTTGCGAAACTTGGCCTTGCTTCTTTTTCATGGAAAAGTTAAAATCTCTGGAAGTTGGAAAACCTCAAAACCCAAAAGGGAAATGGAGTTTGCCAACAAATTGGTGGGGCTAGCAAGCAGAGCAGCCAACAACAACGTGGTGATCGATGTGTGCTTGGTCACATCATTTGCGGTATTAGGCATTCGATCTCTGAACCAGCAAAATGTTATTGAATCCTTGGAAGCCCAGAAAGATTCCTTGACCAAATCTAACAAAGCCCTCAAAAAGGTTATGTGGGATTGGAAGCAGCAGCTCTTCGCCGAAGCGTCCTCCCCTTCTCCTCTTGTCCCTCTCGATTCCCTCAAAGCTATCTATGGTGAATCCCCAACTCCTCCAACCGGTAACTTCCTTTCCTCTACGGTTTATTAGGGTTTATTTGGGTCAGTGTTTCAATTGAAAAATATCTCATGGATCTGCACTAATCATTAATATGAAGCACTTTAAATCGCATTTTGTTGaccttttttgtgttttttttttctttttttgccagGAGATtctgcaaaaggtgtaaaatcaCCACCAGCGAAGTTCGTTGTTTGAACTCTGAATTGGATTTTAGTAATCTTTGCGAGGAAGCTAGAACTTTTGGGTATTTGCATAGTTGAGAGGTGAATATCTTCTTCTTTGAGATCAAATTTCTGATAATAATATAGTTCTGTGATCAACTGCAGTAATTTTGTAGAATCAAATCAACCAATCAACAGATTTAGAGAAGAGTGGAATTTTCCTGCCTTAGCCTCTTAAAAATCGAAGAAATAAATGTTGTAGTATTCATATATACTGAAAGCTCGAAAGAATTGTCTTTGTCGTAAAGAAATAAAGAGTCGAAGAGCTTGTGTTCTTGGTAAAGAAAACAAATGAAGACTAAAGCATCTGCAAAAATTCCCATGGGGAAGATAAACTCTAGCAGGAAAAGACTTCATGTCTTGTAAAGCAAAAGCAAGGAAGTAAAAAGAGAACATGGGTTTAAAAGAGTAAAAGTAATAAACTAGGAGACCTAAGAGAGTTAGCAAGGTAAGGAGAACAAGAACAAGAATCAGAGGTCTTTTGGGTTGGGGGTATAACATGAAGTAAAGTAAGCAAATCACACCCTTGTTAGCCACATGAGTGAGTGCCCAAATCATTGCATGCTTAGAATGTGAGCTCTCATCCACTGCAGGCACTCTCTTCCTTAACACCAACCCGTTATCAACCCCGTTGCCATACATGTTAGGCCCTTCCATCTGAGTTAAACTTGTCTCAAACCCACCACAACTGCTCCCACCAACGTTGTTATACTTGCTGTTCCCTCCTCCCCACCTCCGAGATTTTGATTTCCAACCTTCATTTCCACTTAATTGCCTCAAAAATGACCCTAAATTTGGTTGCCAAAAACACTTAATACACTAACTAGAAACCAAGGGAAAGAGAAAGAGGATagaagagagaagagagaaaaaaaaagaaatggagGGTTATGTTGAGGGCCTTGGCGGGGGTGCTTCTGGGAAGTCGTGGGCTTTACTATTAAGAGATGACTGATACTGTAGTAACAGGCCAACGGGGGCCTAAAATGAACTGaatactcaaaaaaaaaaaaaaaggggatagAGAGAGACAAAAAGAATGATGGATGGGAGGAGGGAGGGGTTAAAGTGGGGGGTGTTGGGAGGCAACCGTGATGATGCAAAACCATGATAATTTTTATCTTTGTTGCAGGTGAAAGTCACGGGAATCGCTGGCTATTTCGTGGCCTTTTgttctaaaaaaataatttgcTAATGCCAGGTTCATGATGCTGAAAAACAGATTTCTTTAGttatattatatgtttatttatatggtCTAATTCGTAATTATGCCGTC harbors:
- the LOC108484355 gene encoding uncharacterized protein LOC108484355, producing MEFANKLVGLASRAANNNVVIDVCLVTSFAVLGIRSLNQQNVIESLEAQKDSLTKSNKALKKVMWDWKQQLFAEASSPSPLVPLDSLKAIYGESPTPPTGDSAKGVKSPPAKFVV